DNA from Macadamia integrifolia cultivar HAES 741 chromosome 12, SCU_Mint_v3, whole genome shotgun sequence:
ATGAGGATAAAGAGGGTGGAGTCTATGGGTAGAATGCGAAATAGCATGAGCAGATATCTGCATAAAATATCATGCATGGGTTTCTATTTCCCTAAATTTTAATAGTCATATGCTAAGATTCAATACATAAACATGTCAAGGCTTAGTCAATTAAGGTTTTGATATAGAAAATGAGTAAATTCTAATTCCAAATATTTAAGTATCGAATTGCCTAGTCTAAGGTGAATGGTCcttgcaaaagaaaaatcaattagGCGGTCCTATTCTAATgaattaaatattttatatatatatatatatatttttttttctctctctctctctttttatataacacttttttttttctggtgaaaGGGTGATTATTTGACTCTCAGactgcgtttggttgcaagggaaatgggaagggaagggaatggaagggaagggaagggaaagggaaggatttttttttcccccttttgagttgtttggttgcaacaaaagtgaagtgaaattaatttactgGAGGTTTGACCTACTTGTGTTGCTTGTGGGTCTGAATGGAGAGAAAGAGATCGTCTAAGATGAAATTTGCAAGcaaggtaagagagagagagatcattttCCGTGAGTAGGGTGAGAGTCGCGAGcaaggagagagacagagagagagagagtgagagagatcgtgagagtagggttttattttttctttctattttggtggagaaataaaaggaaaaattttattgtataagtaaaatttttttttacatgtaaaatatattttccttatAATCAAACAACTAAAATTTATTTCCTCTGCTAAAAGAATTccattttacataaaaaatttacattctcTTTACAACCAAATGAAGCCTCGATGACAATTGGTGTTGCAATGTTTGGAAAAAAGACTTGTAACTCCATTCTGGTGGTGTGCATGACAGTGAGAAGTAGATTGGTAAAGGCTCTCTCAGGTTGTATTGAGAAGTTATTGGTAAACTGTCGAGAACTCCTTTTATATTTGACCATaatagctaggggtgtcaatcggtcgggccgattcggtttcggtcgggcttaatcgggcttgaagactttcaaaggctataccgtgtccgcccatttaactaatcgggcttagttattgagggcatggtacactttatattcggtcggtcggtctcgggctaccttaatcgggctttagtcgggccttaacggggctacggacatgtttaatgttaaacgggctttaaccggtttttaaacgggccctctttaaaatgtgctattatattccggcccactcatgcaagcccaaaaaaatgacaataaatcaataaatgataccaaatataaccattatttaaaatgtgaacatgtctttcctttttagtttttattttttaatttagggGTTAAAATaagtattttacaatcattaaagggtgccaagtcggtgcacaataggccggtctcggtcgggcgttaatcggtcggtttcgatcgggcgcccgacggtccaagtagcaaaatcgagaccgaccatttataaacaggttgggctcaagcccgacacatttaataaacggtccaagTCGGGCTgatctataaacggtcgattccgatcgatttagtcggatcgggccatgaattgacacccctaataatAGCATTAAAGACTTTTTAACTCCATTCGGTCATTGAAGATATCTGACATTTGTCATCCTTTTTTGAAGTACATCTACGCCCTATTTGTTTGACGGAGAAATAACGATAAGGAGAGTATTAGATTGTGACTATATTAGGACCGTATTTCAGATCTTGTGTTACGAGTTATTCCGGTCTGGGAGACAGTTGTTACTTGCACGCAACCTCTTAAGTAAAACACCACGTGTCACTATTTTGACCTTTCTTGGTAATTAAATATCAATCACGGCAAAAATCATACCATCCAATACTATAAGGCCAGAAGCTCTCCCATTTTgaagctctctctctcatttctctcCCATGGCGATGGCTTCCAGAGATGATCATTATGATCACCAGCTTCACAGCATTCACTTCATTCTGATTCCTCTAATGGCCCAAGGCCACATGATCCCAATGACTGACATAGCAAGATTGCTTGCCCAGCGAGGAGTCACCATCACCATCGTCACCACCCCACTTAATGCTTTCCGATTCAAGCCCGTCATCGATCGTGCCGCCGAATCCGGCCTCCGTATCCGACTTCTTCAACTTCGCTTCCCATCTAAAGAAGCCGGACTCCCTGAGGGGTGTGAAAACATCGACCATCTCCCCTCACGAGAACTCTTCAAAAACTTCTTTAACGCTTGCTCCATGCTCCAACCAGCCTTAGAACAGTCTCTTCAAGAAATGGATCCACACCCAAGTTGTATAATCTCAGACATGGGTCATCCATGGACATCTCATTCGGCTCTTAAGTTTGGGATTCCAAGGTTTTTCTTCAATGGTATGTCTAGCTTCAGTCTCTTATGCAACCAAAACTTACTCCTTCACAAGCCACATCAGAGTGTCAAATCCGATTCAGAGCCCTTCCTGATTCCAGGCATGCCTCATCGAATCGAGTTAACAAAAGCTCAGTTAATTCCAAATGTTTTCGACGATCAACCCCTACTCCAAGAGCTCCGAGAACAAATCAGAGAGGGTGAAAGAACATCAGATGGTGTGGTGATCAATAGTTTTTACGAATTAGAATCTAGTTATGTAGATGGGTACCAGAAGCTTATGGGGAAGAAAGCCTGGTGTGTTGGCCCTGTTTCACTATACAATAAAGAAGCCTCAGATAAGGCTGATAGAGGTAATAAAGCAGCCATTGATGAGGAGAAATGCTTGAAGTGGTTGGATTCGAGAGAGGTAGCTTCTGTCGTTTATTTATGTTTTGGGAGCCTATGTCCCTTGGCTCCTTCACAATTAATAGAAATTGGGTTGGCTTTGGATAGATCGAATCAACCATTTATATGGGTAATCAAACAAGTATCACAAGAGTTGGAGAGATTGTTATTGgaagaaggatttgaagagaggaCGAAAGGAAGAGGTCTACTGATTAGGGGCTGGGCGCCACAAGTCTTGATCTTGTCTCACAGGGCGGTGGGAGGGTTCATAACACATTGTGGATGGAACTCGACCCTGGAAGGGGTGACCGCAGGTGTGCCTATGATAACTTGGCCCATGTTTGCAGATCAATTCTATAACGAGAAGCTGATTGTGCAGATTTTGGGGATTGGAATAAGGGTTGGTGTGGACGTTCCTTGTAATATGGGGGAAGGTGAAAAGCTTGGGGTGTATGTGAAGAGACAAGAGGTTGAGAATGCCATTAGGATGTTAATGGATGGTGGAGAGGAAGGAGAATTGGTAAGAAAGAAAGCGAGAGAGATTGGGGAGATAGCAAACAGAGCAGTTGAAGAAGGGGGATCTTCGCATCTCAACATTAGACTCTTTATTCAAGATATCATGCATCAGGTTACTCAGAAACATTCCAAGGAGAGGAGTTGATTTTGATGCAAAATCAAAgagattatttttcttttatatataattcttGTATTGTATTGTAGTGTTCCCTTTCAGATTTGCATTTGCTTCATATGTCTGGTTCATGGAGTATCATATGATTCAGATCTTAGCTGTTCAAACAGAGCATGTGGGTGCTCTCCCGATTTATAAAGGATGGGGCAATTAATATCACTCTCACCCCTGAGTTTGGATCTACTCCACATACGATCACATGATTATACATGTGTGAATCCAATACCTATCCCATTTTTTGTCATTACAAGAGTAGAAAGGGTTATATTTAACAGCAAAAGAGACGTGTTGAATGCTCACATGTATGACCAGGTGATCGTATGCACAGCGGATCCAAATTCCCCACCCCTTTACACAATTATCTTCTTGTTTTCATGGTCTAAACCCAGGTTTTTGTGAGCATTCAtgaatccaaaaggcatcaacGAAGAACAAAACACAAACATCTGATCTAGATCAAAGCAGTCACCATGGTGAGAGGAGCTCCAAAAGAACCACAAGCGGTGGTGGCTCTCCCAGATCTAGTGGTGGGCAATTACTACCACGATGTCCTAATCGACCGTGGCTGAATTGTGGTGACAGTCTCAGCGGTGTTGCGTCCTTCTTCTCCAATAGGGGTAAAAcaaggtcgggttgggccggTTTTCTtgaaaccccaacccaaccctaggtacCACaactcaacctaggcccaacacaacccaacccaacccaccaatagatcaaatgattaatacacaattaaaattatgaagtgcaacacaaTAACAGATGTTCAAAATACCtaaccataagaatcaatgacccaatttcattattctgaataaaatgataggatgatagccctaaattatattatataaatcatggttaaaatAGGGTTGGGCTTAGGCCTCAACCTTGACCTAGGGTCAATGTTTTTCAACAGTTACCCACCTTCAAGGTCAAAAAGCTTAGCCTATGACCTCTTCAGGCTCAAGGTATGTAAGGGCCGTTAGGGTCAAACATACATCCCTAGTCTCTAATGTCCTTGATTAGTGTAGCCTCCATCTAAGCCCTCCAGCTTCTGCCCATTGCCTAATAGACCAAATAATCACAAAGGGAAGAAATTTCCatctaaggttgtgtttggttccCATTTGTTAAACTTCCATATGCGTGCAGCCTAGTCTCCATCTCACCTTCTCTGTATACCATTGTGCCTCTCCGCATCACAGCAAAACCCATGCGCAACTTTCATCACCCAGCATCAAACCCCACTATCGCCAGCCACATCGTAGCCGCTTCAACCACCCTCGCTCACCCTTGTGCTTCCCAAGaggcatggttctaagtatcgatatcggatcAATCATGTTGACCGTATCATATCAATATCGTCGAGATCAATACTCATACCTAACCAATTCGGATCAGTTACTAATattgttttaggggtaaaaccGTAAAggaaatgtaattttttttaaaagtaaaGGTAAAAGTGATAGATATACAATAATCCGATATGATCcaaaaccaataccaatatcaataaCTACATCGATGATGGAGAGAGATGAGGCCCAAGGAGTTTAACTACATCGATGATGGAGAGAGATGAGGCCCAAGGAGTTTAAGCCTATGGCTTCGCATAGAGCAACCATTTGTTTTGAACAGatcaatttaaaataaaattaatagttATGTCAAAAAGAGGAATAATCTAGCTACTTagactatgtttggtagtcattcaatttcagaaattacgtgaaaaaaattgaatttttaatttttatattaaaatagaattttaaaataaataaataaataaatataatatttgaATGATTACCTTAATTGTTTACTTTATTAGTATCTGTAATCGAActaaaattttagtaaatagaGGATATTTGTATATGGACAAAATTTTCCGGCATCCAGTAGCAAAAATGGAGCAGACATTGGCAACCAAATGGGTTCTCTATTGTCAACGTTGGAGACTGTTCGGGAAGCAATTGTTCCTTGCACGCAAGCTCTTAAGTAAAACGCCACGTGGTACTATTGTGACCACCATGAAACAAACAATTGGCAAATAAAGTTTCTCGAACCAAATGGCGATGACTGCAAATCAAACACCCAGAAATGGCTCCTCTTCTCTCCACTTCAACCTTCACAGCTGCAAGAGCTACTCTCTATATTCCCATCTCTCCTTCCAGTTCCTCCTCTTCATCTTCCCAAATTAATccaataaaaacccaaaacctcctCGTAACAAGCATAATCAGCAGCGGCGACtgcaagaacagaagaagagcaAGTGGAAGAGCTCTCCACCGCCATCCACTGTGTCGCGTGGGCGTCGCAGCTCCTCCGACAAATGCCCCATCCGCCGAGGAGGAAGAAGTCGAAGAGGcaggggaggaggaggaggaggaggatagCTCGTCCTCATCTTCCAAGTTCTCGTGGAGAGACCACTGGTACCCCGTgtccctgattgaagacctagaCGCTCACGCCCCAACTCCTTTTCAACTTCTCGGCCGCGATATCGTTCTCTGGAAGGACAAAGCCACTGGCGATTGGGTCGCCTTCGACGACAAATGCCCTCACCGACTCGCTCCCCTCTCTGTaataattattctaattatcAATTCTTCTCTTCAGTCACGCTCTTCTTTAGTTCTTCTGATTCTATAATTTGAAATTTGCGGTTTTGTTTCTCTTCAGGAAGGACGGATCGACGAGGATGGTAATTTGCAGTGTTCTTACCATGGATGGTCTTTTGACCGTTGTGGATCTTGCGTTCGTATCCCTCAGGCATCGACACAAGGCCCTGAGGCTCGAGCCGTTCGGTCCCCAAGGGCTT
Protein-coding regions in this window:
- the LOC122058375 gene encoding UDP-glycosyltransferase 73C12-like, with the protein product MAMASRDDHYDHQLHSIHFILIPLMAQGHMIPMTDIARLLAQRGVTITIVTTPLNAFRFKPVIDRAAESGLRIRLLQLRFPSKEAGLPEGCENIDHLPSRELFKNFFNACSMLQPALEQSLQEMDPHPSCIISDMGHPWTSHSALKFGIPRFFFNGMSSFSLLCNQNLLLHKPHQSVKSDSEPFLIPGMPHRIELTKAQLIPNVFDDQPLLQELREQIREGERTSDGVVINSFYELESSYVDGYQKLMGKKAWCVGPVSLYNKEASDKADRGNKAAIDEEKCLKWLDSREVASVVYLCFGSLCPLAPSQLIEIGLALDRSNQPFIWVIKQVSQELERLLLEEGFEERTKGRGLLIRGWAPQVLILSHRAVGGFITHCGWNSTLEGVTAGVPMITWPMFADQFYNEKLIVQILGIGIRVGVDVPCNMGEGEKLGVYVKRQEVENAIRMLMDGGEEGELVRKKAREIGEIANRAVEEGGSSHLNIRLFIQDIMHQVTQKHSKERS